One genomic segment of Belonocnema kinseyi isolate 2016_QV_RU_SX_M_011 chromosome 2, B_treatae_v1, whole genome shotgun sequence includes these proteins:
- the LOC117182981 gene encoding uncharacterized protein LOC117182981: MYGDNFKQWFVKILPSLDDNCVIVMDNAPYHSVKEEKVPNTTWNIPGIINWLHEKGFQYADTILKIQLLDVLQEVKPQYDKYVIDEIAKRANKTVFRSPHCYCELNPIELVWSKVKGYVKSNKFTFKIEDVNQLLHERVGTVTQDNWTNYVKHTIEAENKLWRLDDWIEAVLAEIGPIIINVGYDTSSDSESFLDSDQEDPETN; encoded by the coding sequence ATGTATGGGGATAATTTCAAGCAGTGGTTCGTAAAGATTTTGCCATCACTAGATGATAATTGCGTTATCGTCATGGATAATGCTCCTTATCATTCGGTGAAAGAGGAGAAAGTGCCTAATACAACGTGGAATATACCTGGTATCATAAATTGGCTGCATGAAAAAGGATTCCAATATGCAGATACGATACTGAAAATTCAGTTGCTGGATGTCTTACAGGAAGTGAAACCACAGTACGATAAGTACGTCATCGACGAAATAGCGAAAAGGGCCAATAAAACAGTTTTTAGGTCACCACACTGCTACTGCGAACTAAACCCCATTGAATTGGTCTGGTCGAAAGTTAAAGGGTACGTAAAGTCCAATAAGTtcacttttaaaatcgaagacgTGAATCAGTTATTACATGAAAGAGTAGGCACCGTCACTCAGGACAACTGGACCAATTACGTGAAACATACCATAGAAGCAGAAAACAAATTATGGCGATTGGATGACTGGATTGAGGCCGTTCTGGCAGAAATTGGGCCCATTATTATAAATGTTGGGTATGACACAAGCTCTGACAGTGAATCCTTTTTAGACAGCGATCAAGAAGATCCTGAAACTAATTGA